One part of the Zonotrichia leucophrys gambelii isolate GWCS_2022_RI unplaced genomic scaffold, RI_Zleu_2.0 Scaffold_106_152335, whole genome shotgun sequence genome encodes these proteins:
- the UBE2S gene encoding ubiquitin-conjugating enzyme E2 S isoform X2 codes for MEPRGGAWQTPNAENLPPQTLRLLCREVSLLSADPPDGIKVFPNDEDVTDLQVAIEGPEGTPYAGGLFRMKLVLGKDFPAAPPKGFFLTKIFHPNVGPSGEICVNVLKRDWRAELGLRHVLLTIKCLLIQPNPESALNEEAARLLLEDFERFAARARLLTDIHARGPPPAAPSPPRGDPPAPGPSGAAPAPPDGPVPKKHAGDRKAPPKKKTGDKKRALRRL; via the exons acccccaacgCCGAGAACCTGCCCCCCCAGACGCTGcgcctgctctgcagggaggttTCCCTGCTCAGCGCCGACCCCCCCGACGGCATCAAGGTGTTCCCCAACGACGAGGACGTGACCGACCTGCAGGTGGCCATCGAGGGGCCAG agGGCACCCCGTACGCGGGGGGGCTGTTCCGCATGAAGCTGGTGCTGGGCAAGGATTTCCCGGCCGCCCCCCCCAAGGGATTCTTCCTGACCAAAATCTTCCACCCCAACGTGGGGCCCAGCGGGGAGATCTGCGTGAACGTGCTGAAACGGGACTGGAGGGCCGAGCTGGGGCTGAGACACGTGCTGCTG accATCAAATGCCTGCTGATCCAGCCCAACCCCGAGTCGGCGCTGAACGAGGAGGCGGCGCGGCTGCTGCTCGAGGACTTTGAGCGCTTCGCCGCCCGCGCGCGCCTGCTGACCGACATCCACGCGCGGGGCcccccgcccgcagccccctccccaccgcgcggggaccccccggccccggggccctcgggcgccgcccccgcgccccccgaCGGCCCCGTGCCCAAGAAGCACGCGGGGGACAGGAAGGCGCCCCCCAAGAAAAAAACGGGGGACAAGAAACGCGCCCTGCGCCGGCTCTGA
- the UBE2S gene encoding ubiquitin-conjugating enzyme E2 S isoform X1: MHLNVTDLQVAIERPGTAPQNSPQNIPNVPQQYPKCTPKIFLCNLGTSGDVTDLQVAIEGPEGTPYAGGLFRMKLVLGKDFPAAPPKGFFLTKIFHPNVGPSGEICVNVLKRDWRAELGLRHVLLTIKCLLIQPNPESALNEEAARLLLEDFERFAARARLLTDIHARGPPPAAPSPPRGDPPAPGPSGAAPAPPDGPVPKKHAGDRKAPPKKKTGDKKRALRRL, from the exons ATGCACCTGAATGTCACCGACCTGCAGGTGGCCATCGAGAGGCCAGGTACGGCACCCCAAAATagcccccaaaatatcccaaatgtACCCCAACAATATCCCAAATGtaccccaaaaatattcctCTGTAACCTGGGAACCTCAGGGGATGTCACCGACCTGCAGGTGGCCATCGAGGGGCCAG agGGCACCCCGTACGCGGGGGGGCTGTTCCGCATGAAGCTGGTGCTGGGCAAGGATTTCCCGGCCGCCCCCCCCAAGGGATTCTTCCTGACCAAAATCTTCCACCCCAACGTGGGGCCCAGCGGGGAGATCTGCGTGAACGTGCTGAAACGGGACTGGAGGGCCGAGCTGGGGCTGAGACACGTGCTGCTG accATCAAATGCCTGCTGATCCAGCCCAACCCCGAGTCGGCGCTGAACGAGGAGGCGGCGCGGCTGCTGCTCGAGGACTTTGAGCGCTTCGCCGCCCGCGCGCGCCTGCTGACCGACATCCACGCGCGGGGCcccccgcccgcagccccctccccaccgcgcggggaccccccggccccggggccctcgggcgccgcccccgcgccccccgaCGGCCCCGTGCCCAAGAAGCACGCGGGGGACAGGAAGGCGCCCCCCAAGAAAAAAACGGGGGACAAGAAACGCGCCCTGCGCCGGCTCTGA